Genomic window (Actinomycetota bacterium):
TGCGCCGGCCCGTGGGGGGCCGGGAGGTCATGCGGGGCCAGCTGGAACGGCTGGTCGAGGCGACCAAGCTGGCCAACGTCACCCTCCAGATCCTCCCCTTCGACTCCGGCGCCCACCCGGCCATGGTCGGCTCCTTCAGCGTGCTCCGCTTCCCCGACCGGGAGCTGCCCGACGTGGTCTACCTGGAGCACCTGACCAGCGCCCTGTACCTCAAC
Coding sequences:
- a CDS encoding DUF5753 domain-containing protein; amino-acid sequence: RRPVGGREVMRGQLERLVEATKLANVTLQILPFDSGAHPAMVGSFSVLRFPDRELPDVVYLEHLTSALYLNKPDEVDQYLHVMETICVRAAPPDQTVDLLERILEDL